One Synechococcus sp. UW179A DNA window includes the following coding sequences:
- a CDS encoding diacylglycerol kinase family protein, translating to MPSKIVLNADLTVCTALSSWVGNNSELLRGFDLLIAEDVLEHMTSGGSLDKLAVTSSRAIAEGGDIELAATILHGDVSGLIHFPSPCGERAGDVLSEPLLRAALINNLPIALNPATASALIRGIKGSRRGYLIFNPIAGQGDPNAELAEIRNYLEPQIMLEVWMTKPGLDPGEQAQELIKEINAFDQEGEGESLIIASGGDGTVGAVASALRGTDIPLGIIPRGTANAFSVALGIPTSVKAACTNLILGNTRLVDVALCNDKPMILLAGLGFEAGMVNKASRELKNMLGPMAYIFSGARQLVEQQPFDAQLMIDGEATEVHASAITVANAAPATSVMAQGFGQVIPDDGQLEVIIASPRGRMGGFSVLSSLAKSAVLKNNANNADIFCVRTHQLSVTLPKPQTMVIDGEIEETDHMTVSVIPDALKVIAPIRLSP from the coding sequence ATGCCGTCGAAGATTGTTCTTAATGCCGACCTGACTGTCTGTACAGCACTCAGCTCCTGGGTTGGGAACAACAGTGAACTGCTCAGAGGTTTCGATCTTCTGATTGCCGAGGACGTGCTTGAGCACATGACTAGCGGCGGAAGCCTCGACAAGCTTGCTGTCACGTCATCGCGTGCCATCGCTGAAGGGGGCGATATCGAATTGGCCGCGACGATTCTCCACGGCGATGTCAGCGGCTTGATCCATTTCCCGTCCCCCTGCGGTGAACGGGCCGGGGATGTGCTCTCAGAGCCCCTGCTACGCGCAGCGCTGATCAACAACCTTCCCATTGCTCTTAATCCCGCCACCGCATCAGCACTCATCCGCGGGATTAAGGGAAGTCGCCGGGGATATCTAATCTTTAACCCCATCGCCGGTCAGGGAGATCCCAACGCCGAGCTGGCCGAGATCCGCAATTATCTCGAGCCGCAGATCATGCTGGAGGTGTGGATGACCAAGCCTGGCCTGGATCCGGGCGAGCAGGCTCAAGAATTGATCAAAGAGATCAACGCATTTGATCAAGAGGGTGAGGGTGAATCGCTGATCATCGCCTCAGGTGGTGATGGCACGGTGGGTGCCGTGGCCAGTGCACTGCGAGGCACTGACATTCCTCTGGGCATCATTCCCCGGGGCACGGCCAACGCCTTCTCCGTCGCGCTAGGAATTCCAACCTCAGTCAAGGCTGCCTGCACCAATCTGATCCTTGGCAACACGCGGCTTGTGGATGTGGCGCTCTGCAATGACAAACCGATGATCCTGCTGGCAGGACTTGGCTTCGAGGCCGGCATGGTGAACAAAGCCAGCCGTGAGCTCAAGAACATGCTGGGACCGATGGCTTACATCTTTTCGGGAGCAAGGCAGCTGGTGGAACAGCAACCCTTCGATGCCCAATTAATGATCGACGGAGAAGCAACTGAAGTGCATGCCAGCGCCATCACCGTGGCCAATGCTGCCCCGGCCACATCCGTGATGGCTCAGGGATTCGGACAAGTGATCCCCGATGACGGCCAGCTTGAGGTGATCATTGCTTCACCACGGGGTCGGATGGGCGGATTCTCAGTGTTGTCGAGCCTGGCGAAATCGGCCGTGCTCAAGAACAACGCCAACAATGCCGATATCTTCTGCGTACGCACCCACCAACTGAGCGTGACGCTTCCCAAGCCACAGACCATGGTGATCGATGGTGAGATCGAGGAAACCGATCACATGACCGTGTCGGTGATTCCTGATGCGCTGAAAGTCATTGCACCGATCCGTCTCAGCCCTTGA
- the glmU gene encoding bifunctional UDP-N-acetylglucosamine diphosphorylase/glucosamine-1-phosphate N-acetyltransferase GlmU, with product MLAVAVLAAGKGTRMKSALPKVLQPLAGATLVERVLASAGNLLPERRILIVGHQAGRVEQQLSLIGGLEFVLQDPQNGTGHAVQQLLTPLQDFEGELLVLNGDVPLLRAETIDQLVATHRDSGADVTLLTARLKDPTGYGRVFATADGLVSAIVEHRDCSEQQRCNNLTNAGIYCFNWCKLAAVLPTLSTDNDQGELYLTDTVGMLDRAMHLEVLDSDEVNGINNRRQLAQCEALLQQRLKEHWMDEGVTFIDPDSCSLSETCQFGRDVVIEAQTHLRGTCRIGDNCRLGPGSLLENAVLGDGVTVLHSVINMAEVGSNTTVGPFAHLRPAAAIGDDCKIGNFVEVKKSTIASGSKVNHLSYIGDAELGTNVNVGAGTITANYDGVNKHRTVIGDDSKTGANSVLVAPITLGKSVTVAAGSTLTKNVADGALAIGRAKQMIKENWSAAKP from the coding sequence ATGCTCGCCGTCGCTGTTCTGGCCGCTGGCAAAGGCACCCGCATGAAGAGTGCATTGCCGAAAGTGCTGCAACCTCTGGCAGGAGCCACTCTTGTGGAAAGGGTTCTTGCCAGTGCCGGCAATCTGCTGCCTGAGCGCCGGATCCTGATCGTTGGCCATCAGGCCGGTCGTGTTGAACAGCAGTTGAGCCTTATCGGCGGGCTTGAATTCGTGCTTCAGGATCCTCAGAACGGCACGGGCCATGCCGTGCAACAGCTGCTAACGCCATTGCAGGATTTTGAGGGAGAGCTGCTGGTTTTGAACGGCGACGTTCCGCTGCTGCGTGCGGAAACCATCGATCAGTTGGTGGCAACCCACCGCGACAGTGGTGCCGATGTGACGCTGCTGACGGCACGGCTGAAGGATCCCACGGGCTATGGACGTGTTTTCGCGACTGCGGATGGCCTAGTGAGCGCCATCGTTGAGCATCGCGACTGCAGTGAGCAGCAACGCTGCAACAATCTCACCAATGCGGGCATCTACTGCTTCAACTGGTGCAAGCTCGCAGCCGTGCTCCCGACGCTGAGCACTGACAACGATCAGGGCGAGTTATACCTCACCGACACCGTTGGCATGCTTGATCGGGCCATGCACCTGGAGGTGCTGGATTCCGATGAAGTGAACGGCATCAACAACCGCCGCCAGCTGGCTCAATGCGAGGCCCTGTTGCAGCAGCGCTTGAAGGAGCACTGGATGGATGAGGGAGTCACCTTCATTGATCCAGACAGCTGCAGCCTGAGTGAAACCTGCCAGTTCGGTCGCGATGTGGTGATCGAAGCTCAGACGCACCTGCGTGGCACCTGCAGGATCGGTGATAACTGCCGCCTGGGACCCGGCAGCCTTCTGGAGAATGCGGTTCTGGGTGATGGTGTCACCGTGCTGCATTCGGTGATCAACATGGCTGAGGTGGGAAGCAACACAACGGTCGGACCGTTTGCCCACCTGCGTCCGGCGGCAGCAATCGGCGATGACTGCAAGATCGGCAACTTCGTAGAGGTGAAGAAAAGCACCATTGCCAGCGGCAGCAAAGTGAATCACCTCAGCTACATCGGCGATGCCGAGCTGGGAACCAATGTGAATGTTGGAGCTGGCACGATCACAGCCAATTACGACGGCGTCAACAAACACCGCACCGTGATCGGTGACGACAGCAAAACAGGTGCCAATTCAGTGCTAGTCGCACCGATCACCCTGGGCAAGAGTGTCACGGTGGCCGCAGGCTCAACACTCACCAAGAACGTTGCTGATGGCGCTCTCGCGATTGGACGCGCCAAACAGATGATCAAAGAGAACTGGTCTGCAGCCAAGCCCTAG
- a CDS encoding tRNA (5-methylaminomethyl-2-thiouridine)(34)-methyltransferase MnmD: protein MNHPLGQLRALETADGSLSLHSDHFDEAFHSSAGALEEAEAKFVRPAELKRFSQASELKLLDVCFGLGYNSAALMRALPQISTPKLQWWGLEVDQRPLEWALNHQPFCDLWPNAVLQRLEQLHQSGGWNDCGGQGTMLWGDARQNLKALPCSSQLDLILLDAFSPGRCPQLWSEEFLGALASRLAPGGRLVTYCRAAAVRSSLRRAGLTLRSMLPITGQRIEWSSGTLAVNPLATAPLAAEGPGWTSLSAMEEEHLNTRASVPYRDPMGIDEAKIIQQRREREQQSCDLESTSAWQRRWLMHKPHKHAPNMT from the coding sequence TTGAACCATCCGCTCGGGCAACTTAGGGCGCTCGAAACGGCTGACGGAAGCCTGAGTCTTCACAGCGATCACTTTGACGAGGCCTTTCACAGCTCCGCAGGTGCTCTGGAGGAAGCGGAAGCGAAATTTGTTCGACCAGCCGAGCTGAAAAGGTTCTCGCAGGCAAGCGAACTGAAGCTGCTCGATGTCTGCTTCGGGCTCGGTTACAACAGCGCCGCCCTGATGCGCGCGCTGCCTCAAATCAGCACACCCAAACTGCAGTGGTGGGGCCTGGAAGTGGATCAGAGGCCTCTGGAATGGGCTTTGAATCACCAACCGTTTTGTGACCTTTGGCCAAATGCAGTGCTGCAGCGACTTGAACAGCTCCACCAGAGCGGTGGATGGAATGACTGCGGAGGCCAGGGAACGATGCTTTGGGGTGATGCCCGACAAAACCTAAAGGCCTTGCCATGCAGTAGCCAGCTTGACCTAATCCTGCTGGATGCCTTCTCTCCAGGGCGTTGCCCACAGCTCTGGAGCGAGGAATTCCTCGGAGCTCTGGCCAGCCGCCTGGCACCGGGAGGACGCCTGGTGACTTACTGCAGAGCTGCTGCGGTGAGAAGCAGTCTTCGACGTGCGGGCCTGACGCTTCGCTCAATGCTCCCGATCACCGGACAGCGGATCGAATGGAGCTCCGGCACGCTGGCCGTCAACCCCCTCGCAACAGCCCCTCTAGCGGCGGAGGGGCCAGGCTGGACCTCACTCAGTGCCATGGAAGAGGAGCACCTCAACACGAGAGCTTCAGTGCCCTATCGAGATCCCATGGGTATTGACGAGGCCAAAATCATCCAGCAAAGGCGAGAGCGTGAACAGCAGTCCTGTGATCTTGAAAGCACGAGCGCCTGGCAGCGCCGCTGGTTGATGCATAAGCCTCATAAACATGCTCCAAATATGACCTAA
- the aroA gene encoding 3-phosphoshikimate 1-carboxyvinyltransferase encodes MPGTPGDARQLRSGGSLNGHVRVPGDKSISHRALLFGAIAEGKTTIEGLLPAEDPISTAACLRAMGAEISAVADGQIITVEGVGLDGLQEPSEVLDCGNSGTTMRLMLGLLAGRDGRHFVLSGDDSLKRRPMQRVGQPLSMMGAEVRGRGQGNFAPLAVQGRKLRGAVVGTPVASAQVKSALLLAALTADGTSTVIEPAHSRDHSERMLKAFGADLDVGGEMGRHITIRPGARLHGQHVVVPGDISSAAFWLVAGALVPGADLTVENVGLNPTRTGVLEVLAQMGARIEVLNQHDVAGEPVGDLRVTHGSLKPFRFGEEIMPRLVDEVPILSVAACFCDGESRITGAAELRVKETDRLAVMARQLKAMGADIEEHPDGLTIRGGRPLKGAQLDSETDHRVAMSLAVAALMAKGDSTLVGSEAAAVSYPTFWTDLERLQR; translated from the coding sequence GTGCCGGGAACACCAGGAGATGCCCGTCAACTGAGATCCGGCGGAAGTCTCAATGGTCACGTGAGGGTTCCCGGAGATAAATCGATTTCTCACAGGGCTTTGCTGTTCGGAGCCATTGCCGAAGGCAAAACCACGATTGAAGGGCTGCTTCCTGCAGAGGATCCGATCAGTACAGCAGCCTGCCTGCGAGCGATGGGAGCTGAGATCAGTGCTGTGGCCGATGGGCAAATTATCACCGTTGAGGGGGTTGGGTTGGATGGTTTGCAGGAGCCCAGTGAAGTGCTCGACTGCGGAAATTCCGGCACAACCATGCGTCTGATGCTCGGATTACTGGCTGGTCGGGATGGTCGGCATTTTGTACTGAGCGGGGATGATTCGCTCAAGCGGAGACCGATGCAAAGAGTTGGGCAACCGCTCTCGATGATGGGAGCCGAGGTACGCGGCCGCGGGCAGGGCAACTTCGCCCCCTTAGCTGTGCAGGGACGCAAGCTACGTGGGGCTGTTGTCGGCACACCAGTCGCCAGTGCTCAGGTCAAATCTGCTTTGCTGCTCGCTGCACTGACTGCAGACGGAACTAGCACGGTGATTGAACCTGCCCACTCCCGTGATCACAGCGAACGCATGCTGAAGGCCTTTGGCGCCGACCTGGATGTAGGCGGCGAAATGGGACGCCACATCACCATTCGACCTGGAGCTCGTCTGCATGGTCAGCATGTGGTGGTTCCTGGTGATATCAGCTCAGCGGCGTTCTGGCTGGTCGCTGGTGCTCTGGTTCCCGGAGCCGATCTGACTGTTGAAAATGTGGGCCTGAATCCAACCCGCACCGGAGTGCTAGAGGTTCTCGCGCAGATGGGAGCCCGAATCGAAGTGCTCAACCAGCATGATGTGGCTGGAGAACCGGTGGGGGATCTGCGTGTCACGCATGGATCACTGAAACCCTTTCGCTTTGGAGAGGAGATCATGCCGCGGCTGGTGGATGAAGTCCCGATCCTGAGCGTGGCTGCATGCTTCTGCGATGGCGAAAGCCGGATCACAGGAGCGGCTGAACTGAGGGTGAAAGAAACGGACCGTTTGGCGGTGATGGCACGCCAGCTCAAAGCCATGGGTGCGGACATCGAAGAGCATCCCGACGGTTTGACCATCCGTGGAGGCCGACCACTGAAAGGGGCTCAACTCGACAGCGAGACCGACCATCGTGTGGCCATGAGCCTTGCGGTAGCGGCCTTGATGGCCAAGGGCGATTCAACACTGGTAGGAAGTGAAGCCGCAGCCGTCAGTTACCCCACCTTCTGGACCGATCTCGAGCGACTGCAGCGTTGA
- a CDS encoding iron uptake porin — MKLFKQLLVAPAALGLLAPMAAGATEVNVAGVSDYANLSNDAVAVDQVTSITQFSDVYPTDWAYQALSNLIERYGCVAGYPNGTYRGNRAMTRFEAAALLNACLDRVTEVTDELKRLMKEFEKELAIVKGRVDGLEARVGELEATQFSTTTKLKGKVDFVMGGVSYGGEGHELTVPSRVIDTTTTDDGEVENVYYKDKGKYLGQDAFTFNYRATLNLNTSFTGKDLLYTRLRAGNFNNNAFSGKGYTGNITQLAVAKSTGDAVKVDKLWYQFPLGADFQVYLGAKIENYYMLGAPATVYREILKDFKLGGYYGVYGASTSPGAGIVWKPNSQNDPYDPKFTVAVNYVAKNGYKGNPKDGGGIGTDTSKGKFLAQIGYGGPQWNINAGYAYIQRGMTVGYGTPLGATTTVKGGDDESASRGFSDANAFALRAWWQPAEASWVPSITLGWDYTSFSHDSDVTAIKVNGTTFDGSAVKRKQASQGWTVGLNWKDAFMKGNLLGFAIGQPQFETERENSTPDDGNYAMELYYQFQVTDNIAVTPAIFYVSRPFGELTGSGPFTGGEDAEQFNTFGYLVKTTFRF; from the coding sequence ATGAAACTGTTCAAGCAACTGCTGGTTGCTCCTGCTGCTTTGGGCCTGCTGGCTCCTATGGCTGCTGGTGCCACTGAAGTCAATGTTGCTGGTGTGTCCGACTACGCAAACCTGTCTAACGACGCGGTTGCTGTGGATCAGGTCACCAGCATCACCCAGTTCTCTGATGTCTACCCGACCGACTGGGCTTATCAGGCTCTCAGCAACCTGATTGAGCGCTACGGCTGCGTTGCCGGCTATCCCAACGGCACCTACCGCGGCAACCGTGCAATGACCCGCTTCGAAGCGGCTGCACTGTTGAACGCCTGTCTCGACCGCGTCACCGAGGTGACCGACGAGCTCAAGCGCCTGATGAAGGAGTTCGAAAAGGAACTCGCCATCGTTAAGGGTCGTGTTGACGGTCTGGAAGCTCGCGTTGGCGAACTGGAAGCAACCCAGTTCTCCACCACAACCAAGCTGAAAGGTAAGGTTGACTTCGTTATGGGTGGCGTCAGCTATGGCGGTGAAGGGCATGAACTGACAGTTCCTTCACGCGTAATCGACACCACGACGACCGACGACGGCGAGGTTGAAAACGTCTACTACAAGGACAAGGGCAAGTACCTCGGCCAGGACGCTTTCACGTTCAACTATCGCGCCACCCTGAACCTGAACACCAGCTTCACGGGGAAGGATCTGCTGTACACCCGCCTGCGTGCCGGTAACTTCAACAACAACGCCTTCTCCGGTAAGGGTTACACCGGCAACATCACTCAGCTTGCCGTTGCTAAGTCAACTGGTGATGCAGTGAAAGTTGACAAGCTCTGGTACCAGTTCCCTCTGGGTGCTGACTTCCAGGTTTATCTGGGTGCCAAGATCGAGAACTATTACATGCTTGGCGCTCCCGCCACCGTGTATCGCGAGATCCTGAAGGACTTCAAGCTGGGTGGTTACTACGGCGTATACGGCGCTAGCACCTCACCTGGTGCAGGTATCGTCTGGAAGCCCAACAGCCAGAACGATCCTTACGATCCCAAGTTCACTGTTGCTGTGAACTACGTCGCCAAGAACGGCTACAAGGGCAACCCCAAAGATGGCGGTGGCATCGGTACCGACACGTCTAAAGGCAAGTTTCTTGCCCAGATCGGTTATGGCGGCCCTCAGTGGAACATCAACGCCGGTTATGCCTACATCCAGCGTGGCATGACCGTCGGTTACGGCACACCTCTGGGTGCAACCACCACTGTTAAGGGTGGCGACGATGAGTCTGCATCCCGTGGTTTCAGCGATGCCAACGCGTTCGCTCTGCGCGCCTGGTGGCAGCCTGCTGAGGCAAGCTGGGTTCCCTCCATCACCCTTGGTTGGGACTACACTTCCTTCAGCCACGACAGCGACGTTACTGCGATCAAAGTCAACGGCACAACGTTCGACGGCAGCGCAGTTAAGAGAAAGCAGGCTTCTCAGGGTTGGACTGTTGGTCTGAACTGGAAGGATGCCTTCATGAAGGGCAACCTGCTTGGTTTCGCTATCGGCCAGCCTCAGTTCGAAACAGAGCGTGAGAACAGCACTCCCGATGACGGCAACTACGCCATGGAGCTGTACTACCAGTTCCAAGTCACCGACAACATTGCTGTGACTCCTGCCATCTTCTATGTCTCTCGTCCCTTCGGTGAACTCACCGGCAGTGGTCCTTTCACCGGTGGCGAAGATGCTGAGCAGTTCAACACCTTCGGTTACCTCGTGAAGACCACCTTCCGTTTCTGA
- a CDS encoding Fe2+-dependent dioxygenase, producing the protein MNHIKLQLFNPEQCQAILHNVENGEWIDGRTTAGAQARDGKINEQIVHTSAIRAEIQNLVQQAMWAHPAIKSFCVPRKLHRFLISRTRTGGGYDSHVDNAYMSSGRSDLSFTLCLSDQQSFTGGSLEVDTVTDSLELELQQGEIVIYPSSTMHRVNTVTSGERVVCVGWIESYLKNETDRVTLFQLDTGARGLLAKHGRSEELDLVFLAYTNLLRSLGT; encoded by the coding sequence ATGAACCATATCAAGCTTCAACTTTTCAATCCTGAGCAATGCCAAGCAATTCTGCACAACGTCGAAAACGGCGAATGGATTGATGGCAGAACAACAGCTGGTGCACAGGCCAGAGACGGAAAAATCAATGAACAGATCGTGCACACATCAGCCATCAGAGCTGAGATCCAAAACCTTGTACAACAGGCCATGTGGGCACATCCAGCGATCAAAAGCTTCTGTGTGCCGCGAAAACTGCACCGGTTTTTAATCAGCAGAACAAGAACTGGAGGTGGATATGACAGTCACGTTGACAATGCCTACATGAGCAGCGGCAGAAGCGACCTTTCTTTCACCCTCTGCCTATCTGACCAGCAGTCATTCACAGGCGGTTCACTGGAAGTCGACACTGTGACGGACTCCCTGGAACTGGAACTTCAGCAGGGAGAGATCGTGATTTATCCCAGCTCAACGATGCATCGCGTCAACACAGTCACCAGCGGAGAACGCGTCGTTTGCGTTGGTTGGATCGAAAGTTATCTGAAGAACGAAACAGATCGCGTCACCCTGTTTCAACTGGATACGGGGGCCAGAGGATTACTCGCCAAACACGGTCGCAGCGAAGAACTCGACCTTGTGTTTCTAGCGTATACAAATTTACTGCGCTCACTGGGCACCTGA
- a CDS encoding extracellular solute-binding protein codes for MKLLAFPLLASLSFLTAAAQAEEVRVYSGRHYNTDRQSYKAFSDKTGIKVRLIEASGISLVERLKREGSNTKADVIILVDAARINNAAKAGLFQPINSAKLNSEVPARYRDPGNRWFGIARRVRAIIINPNQVKPSQVQTYAQLASPDLKGKVCLRNRKNVYNQSLVADQLAIRGEAKTKAWLKGLISNVSQPYFPGDIALIRAVAQGKCGVGVVNHYYLARMRAGINGAKDQKLGNQVKIVMPNPAHVNISAAAVSKYAKNKSAAVKLIEFLASPNGSRGIAGPTFEFPLTGVGGSTYLKGMTKFTPDNVSISQLSALNPKAIQLMAQAGWQ; via the coding sequence ATGAAGCTGCTTGCCTTTCCCTTGCTTGCATCTCTGTCTTTTCTGACGGCTGCGGCGCAGGCTGAAGAAGTTCGTGTTTACTCCGGTCGTCATTACAATACCGACCGACAGAGTTACAAGGCGTTTTCTGATAAAACCGGTATCAAGGTTCGGCTCATCGAAGCTTCCGGGATCTCTCTGGTAGAGCGCCTCAAGCGCGAAGGGAGCAACACCAAGGCTGATGTGATCATTCTTGTTGATGCGGCCAGAATTAATAATGCTGCAAAAGCTGGCTTGTTTCAGCCAATCAACTCAGCGAAGTTGAATTCCGAAGTTCCAGCGCGTTATCGCGATCCAGGTAATCGTTGGTTTGGTATTGCTCGACGTGTACGTGCAATTATCATTAATCCCAATCAAGTTAAACCATCTCAGGTGCAAACTTATGCACAGCTAGCTTCTCCTGATCTCAAAGGTAAAGTCTGTCTGCGTAATCGTAAAAATGTCTACAACCAGTCGTTGGTCGCAGATCAGCTCGCGATTCGTGGTGAAGCAAAGACCAAGGCTTGGCTGAAGGGATTGATTTCTAATGTTTCTCAGCCTTACTTCCCTGGAGATATCGCCTTGATCCGCGCGGTTGCTCAGGGTAAGTGCGGAGTTGGCGTGGTTAACCATTATTACCTTGCTCGCATGCGAGCAGGTATTAATGGCGCGAAGGATCAAAAGCTCGGCAATCAGGTGAAGATTGTGATGCCAAATCCTGCCCATGTGAATATCAGCGCAGCAGCGGTGTCTAAATACGCCAAAAATAAATCAGCTGCTGTCAAACTAATCGAGTTCCTGGCATCTCCCAATGGAAGTAGAGGAATTGCAGGCCCCACGTTTGAGTTTCCGCTCACTGGTGTTGGCGGTTCAACATATCTCAAAGGGATGACCAAATTCACCCCAGATAATGTTTCGATCTCTCAGCTAAGTGCACTGAACCCCAAGGCCATTCAGCTCATGGCCCAGGCCGGTTGGCAATGA